ACACCGCGGGCGTGGCCTCGTCTTGGTCGGGCGAATCTGCGGCCGCTTCATCGGGGCAGATCAGCGAAGTGGTCAAAAACGTGTCCAATTACCCCAACCCGGTGGACACCCGCCAAGGCGGATTCACCACCGTCACTTATATGCTGGGCGCGGATTCCGACGTCACCATCACGATTTACGATCTCCTGGGCTATAAGGTGCGGGAATGGCATTTCAACCCGGGTGATGCCGCCGGCGGCCGCTCCGGCCCCAATTTCCTCAAATGGTTCGGGGACACGGACGGCGGCGAAAAAGTTTCCAAGGGCGGTTATATCGTCAAAATCGAAGTGAAATCCTCCAAGGGCTCTCAGACGATCATCAGAAAGGTGGGCATTATCCATTGATTGTTGCTGATGACTTGGGCCTTGCGCCGCCGAAGGAGGAGCCCTACACTTAGGAGGGAGAACTCATTGGTGAGCCGTTATTTACCGTCGGGAAATAAGTTTAAGCGGTTCGGCCGCGATATTTTTATTTTATCGATGTGCCTGGCCTCATTCGCGGCCGCGGCCGCGGCCATTGAATTAGGCGGCAGCACGATCCTCGAGGTTTCCGCCCGTCTGTCCCGTGAAATGAAAGACCGCATCCAGGTGCACCTGGATAAAATTTTCGGCTACGGCAAAAGCGAAGTGTTCGTGCACGTGGACATCGGGTTTTCCAAGGAGGTCAAAGGCGATTTTGAGAAAACCCTCAAAGCGTATCTTTCGGGCGAGATCAATCGCGCCGCCATGCAGGGCGCCTCGCCTCAACAGTCGCAGGGAGGGGGTTACCAGTGGTTATTTCCGGGCCTTTCCGCGGAAGGCGGCTCCGCCGGCGCCGGGCAATCCCAATCTTATATTTTGCCCGGCTTCACCATGCAGGGTTTCGGCGGCGGCACGCCGCCTGCGGCCGCGCCTCAGGGGGGAGGCGGCGGGCCGCAAATGATGCCCGGGCCGGGCATGCCGTTCGCGGACCCGAATTTCCTTTATGCCATCGGTCTTGAAATCAAGCGTATTTTCGTCAAGGTGGCGCTGGATTATTCCCTGCCCAGCGACGCTGAAACCAAGGTGCAGGCGCTGTTGGGGGCTTTGCTGGAGGTCGACCCCAATCGCGGCGACCGGATCGTGATCACGCGTTTCAATATGCCGAATCCTATTTTTGAGCTGTTCAAGGATTCCAAGTTTTTAAGCCTTGTCCTGCAATGGGCCACCATCGCGGGGTTGATCCTGGCCGGGTTGATTTTGATCAGCCTGTTGGTCGTGGTGACCATGCGCAGCTTATTCAACATTCTGGGCCAGTGGGTCGAGGCGTTTTTGGCCATGCGCCATCGGACCATGGAATTGAAATTTGACGTGCCTCCCTGGCTGCGCGAGGCCTTGCCCGCCATTCGTTTCAGGAAGGAAGAAGGTTCGCCGGATGAATTGGACGCCCAGGGGGCTCCGAAAATGATCGAAGCCCAAACCGCCGAAGGGCCGGCGGGTGATTTGACGATCAATATTCCGCCTGAGCGGGCCACGGAGCTTTATCATTTGATCGGCAAGGAGAATCCCCAGCATGTGGCCATGGTGGTGGCCAAGCTGGCGCCGGCGACGCGGGCCGCTTTTTTGTCGTCCTTGCCGCCGGATCGCCTGGCCCAAGTGTTTTCCGCTTTGGGTCAGCCCCAATACGTGGAGCGCGACGTGCTGCTGCGCTTGAAAGAAGAGCTTGAGCACCGCATCGTGGGCGTGGTCGGCGGAGAGACCGAGGTTGTGCGCACATTGGAAAGCATGGCGCTGGGGTTCAAAATGAAGCTGCTGAAAAATCTCGAGACGCAGAACGCGGTTTTATTTCGCTCGGTCCGCAAAAGAATTTTGTTATTCGAAGACCTGATGCATGTCGGCGACCAGGAATTGAACGTTCTTTTATCCAAGGTGCCGATCCAGGAATTGACCATGGCCATTGCCGACGGCTTGACGTCTCCGGCCTTGAAAGAAAAAATCATCCGGGCGCTGCCGCGAAAAACAGCCGAAACCCTGACCGAGCTCCTGAGCATGACCGCCAAACCGCCCGAGGAGAAAATTTTCGAGGCCCAGGATAAAATTTTAAGAATCGCCCAAAAAATGATCGTGGACGGAACCATGCATCATCCCTTGGCCGAGGCCAGCCTGGAGGGGAAGTAGTTTATGGATTGGACGACGTTAATCGGGCTGATATCAGGCATCGCGGTGGTGGTTTATGGGCTTCTGGAAACGCAAAGCGCCCACGCGTTCTTAAACATTCACGGTTTGATTCTGGTGGTGGGGGGAACAATAGCCGCCACCTTTATTAACACGCCGTTTTCGTTGATCGGCGACGCCTTGCGCTCCCTGCGATTTTTATTTTTAAAACCCAAGGGCGTGGCCCCAAGCGAAGCGATCCGGACCATCGTGTCCTTGGCCGAGAAGGCGCGGAGGATGGGTAATTTGTCCATTGAAAACGATGGACAGGGCGTGGGCGACGGTTTCCTTCAGGCCTCCATCGACGTCTGCCTGGCGACGTCCGATGAGAAGCTCTCGCGGGAAATCCTTTCCCTTCGCGTGCGTCAGGCTAAATCGCGCCATACCGAGGTGGCGAATGTGTTTCGCACCATGTCCATTCTGTTCCCCATGTTCGGCCTGGTCGGTACGCTCATCGGCATCGTGACCGTCTTGAAAAACATTTCCAATCCCAAAAACGTGGGCCCGGCCATGGCCGTGGCCTTATCCACGGCTTTTTTCGGGATTCTGCTGGCCAATATGGTTTGCGTTCCCGTGGCCGGAAAACTTAGGCTGCGCGCCATCGAAGAAGCCTTGAGCCAGGAAATTTTCATCGAAGGCGTGCTGAAGATTTTTTTCAGCCCGATGATTCCTTCGCAGATCGGCCTTTATCTTGAATCGTATATGGCCGGGCGTTCGAAGGGGTCTGCGGCGGGAGCGCCTGCGGTCGAAGGAGCCGCAAAAACCGCATGATCGACGCAGAAGACGAAAACGACTTGGAGAACCAATTAAATAAAGGCGCCTTGTGGGCGGTGACCTACGGCGATTTGATGAGTTATTTGATGCTGTTTTTTTTACTGATGTTTTCTTTCAGCATGTCGGAAGAAGGCATCTCCTTCATCGAAAGTTTGTCCGAAGTGCAGAAGACCTTCGGCGGCGAAGAAAACAAGGAGCTCTTGGAGCGCAAATCCAAAATCGTCAAGGAGGAGGAGCTGGCCAAGGATCTTCAGGAAAAATTCGGCGGCAAGGCCGGGCTCGATAAATTCACCCAGGTCGAATTGTCCGAGGAGAAAATCAAGATCACGTTGAGAGAAGCCATTGTTTTTGATCCGGGGGAAATCGATTTAAAGCCGACCGCCAAGACCGTGCTTCACGAGGTCGCGGAATTCGTGGGCTCCATGCCCAACCGGATCGTCGTCGAGGGCCACACCGACAACATCCCGGTCCCCAAAGGGAGCCGCTTTGTTTCCAATTGGGTGGTGTCCATGGCGCGGGCCTATCGCGTGCTCAAGTATTTTTCCGATGAAGAGAAAATTCCCGCCGAGCGCCTGGCGTGCGTGGGTTACGGCGAACATCAGCCGATCGCCGATAACACGACGCCTGAAGGACGGGCCAAGAACAGGCGCATCGAAATCACGTTGGTGAGGACCAAATAAATGGCCGAAGGCTTCTTTTCTCAATTTTTTGAGGGCGGGGTCCCTCCGGGAGCTCAAGGAGCCGCCAAGCCGTCCGAGGGCCCCCCGCCGAAGTCCGCAACGCCTCCCCCAAAAGCCTCCGCTGGGCGGGGAGGGGGTTCCCTCGAAGCGCGTTTGGCCGATCTGGAGCGCCAATTGATGGAAGCCAGGGAGCGCGCCCTCATGTTCGAGGTCCGGTTTAAGGAAATGCAAAACGCCCAAGGCGCGGTCGAGGAGATGTTCGAAAAGCTTTGGGCCAAGGCCAACAAGGAGCGCGTCGAGGAAGAGCTCCGTTTAATTCGGGAAAAATCTCAGGCCAGGGTTGAGACTTTGGAAAAGCGCCTGGATGAATTTCAAAAGGCGCTGCTGGAGCTGGTCAGCCTGAGGGATCAGGAAATGGTCCGGTTTGAAGCCCAGGTGAAAGAGCGCATCATCAAGCATGTCGAGGAGGCGATGTCCAAGCTCCAGGGCGCCCAACAAAGCACCGCGGCCAAGGTGGCCGAGTTGGAGCGTTTTTGGAGTTATCTGTTGTCCGATTTTAAGGAAATCTCAGCGTCGGCCGCGGCCATGAAAGGGACGATCGCCAACTTGGAATCGGTGATCGCGGGCAAATTGCGGCGGGAGTTCGCGGATGAGTTGGCAAAGGCGGCCCAGCAGTGGGCGGCTTCTTTAGCCGCGCTGGATATAAAAACCGATCAGAAAAGCCGGCAGTTGCGCCAAGAGACGGTGGCTGAATTGCGCGATCTTTGGAGCCAGATCGTGGAGCCCGCCAAAGAGGCTTTTTTGGCTGATTTGCGCGAATCCACGGAATGGAAGCAGATGCGGGGTTTGGCCGAGCGCCTGCTGGCCTTGGAGGAATCCCTGGAAACCATGCGCCAGAACTCGGTTTCGGGGCGCCATGATTGGAGAAAGGAAATCGATGTTTTGCGCTCGGAGCTGGAAACCATGCGCCCTGATTTGCGCGGCGCCCATCAGAGCATCGGGCGCCTGGACGAAGCGCTTCAGATGATCCTCAACCTGGTCGAACGCGGGCAAAAATAGAGCCTACCCCCCGTTTCAATAACCCGACTACCCTTGACTCCGTCTGATTTTGGGGATAAAACCAAACTAGAGCGACAAAGGCAATCCCGGCCGCAAGGCCGGGGGCGCAAAGCCGAGGTTCTCCGTCGGGAGAAGGCCGGGCTGCCGAAGACAATGAATACATTAATAGTCGCGTATTTAATCGCGTTGATTTTGGCCGTCGAGCTAAGCTCGACGGTTTATTTTTTAAGCCTAAAGAGTTTGAAAAAAGCAGATTTCGGGCATCGAGGGCCGAAAGGCCTTCTGAGCAAACGATAAACGACGCCCGGGGCTTCCGTGAGGAGGCCCGGGGCAAGTCCCGCGCCCAACGGGGCACGGGAGGCAAACTCAAGCGAAGCGAGACCCTGAGCCAAGTCGAGGGGCCTCGCCAAGCCGGGGGCGCAAAGCCGAGGTTCTCCGTCGGGAGAAGGCCGGGCTGCCGAACGCTGATGAAGGCGATTATTGGAGCGCTTAGCGTCATGATGATGCTGGCGAGCCTTGGGACGCTTGAAGCGAAAAGTTCAGGCGGGGAGGCGGGCCGGTTCCTTTCCTATGGGGCCGGCGGCCGGCCCTTGGCCATGGGCGGCGCTTTCTATGGATTGGCCGACGATGCCACGGCCGCTTACTGGAATCCCGCGGGTTTGGCCGGCTTGCAGCGAAAAGAGCTCGTCGCCATGTACGCCCAGCTCTACGCCGACACCAATCTTGGTTTTCTCGCCTATGCCCACCCGATGGCCGCCAAGGGAACGGTCGGGTTCATGTACAACCAGTTGATTTCCGACGGATTCGAGAAGGTGACGATTCAAACGGATAATCAGGGCAATATCACCGGGCTTCAAACCATCGGCACGTTCAGCGACGAACAGCGGGCCCTGGGCATGGCTTGGGGCAAGCCCATCGCCGAGCGTTTTGATTTGGGCGTCAGTTCCAAATTTTTGACCCGCAAGTTGGACACCAGCGTGGATTCGCATATCGGCATGGACATTACCACCATCATCCGCGCCTTCCCCCGCTATCAAATCGGCTTGGGCTTGCACAATGTTCTGGCCATGAAATCCGGCGATACCGATGACACCCTGCCCTTGACGCTTCGCGTCGGCAACAATTACAAGCTCATCAGGGATAAACTTTCCCTGGGGTTGGACTTTGAGAATTCCCAGCGCAGCGGCTTATCCTGGCGCTTCGGCGGCGAGTATTGGGTGTTGTCCTGGATCGCTTTTCGTTTCGGCATTCAAGGCGACCCCGGCTCAACCGGCGGAGCCAGGGAGATGAATTTCGGCGCCGGGCTTCATTACCAGAATTTTTCCTTGGATTTGGCCAACGCGGTCCATGACCTGGGGCTGACCACCCGGTTTTCCGCTTCATGGCGCTTCGGCGGCTCCATCAAAGTGAGTCAGGAGTCGAAAATCCGCCGCAGCGTTCAACTCGGTTTCGACGCCTTCCGCAGCGGCAATTTCCTCATCGCCCTCCAGCGTTTAAACCAGGCCCTCGATGCCCAGCCTGGCAACAAAATGCTTCAAGGCATGGTGGAGCGCCTCCAGCAAGTGGTGGCTGTTTACCCACAGGCCCTTGGGGAGTCGGAAGTCATGACCTATGTCCGAAAGGGCGTGGCCCAATACATCAGCGGCGCCGATCAAAAAGCCTCGGTCAACGCGCTGCGATACGCCTTCAATAAAAACATCCAGGATGAGAAGGTCCTGGGCTTGCTCAACCTGGTGGAAAAAGACGCTCAAGTGCCCGAGCTCACTCGCAAAATCGAAGGCCCTCAAATTTTCACCTGGATCGATCAGAAGGTTTTCGATGCCCGAAGCTCCTTCCACGACGGCAAATATGACATCGTGATCAGGCGCTGTCAGGATATCCTGGACTTGGAGCCCACGAACACCACGGCCCTGGAGATCATGGGCAGCGCCTTCTTTATGATGGACCAAAAGGACAAAGCCACGGCTTTGTGGAAGCGGGTTTTGGAAGTCGATCCCAACAACAAAACAGTGCGGCCTTTCCTGGAGTCCTTGGAGAAATGATGATCGGCATTTGGGTGTTGCGCGTCGTGGGAAGGGGGTTTAGACTTAAAGGGTAGGTACGGGTCCATTGTCATGATTAGGGATACAAACGGCAGAGAGCCTGTTGAGTCTCGTCGGCCATTGCGGACCGGCGGGGCTAAACTTTTTGACCAAGTCCCAGGACCTGTCACTGGCAGGTCCTGGCCCGCGAAGCGGGTGGACGCGGAAATGGTTGGAGCAGGGCCGTGCGTAAACCATGACGGGGGCGGGTTCGCCGCTTACGGCATTTTCCCTTTGCTGCTGGGCGGCTTGATCGCCTTGGCCACGGTGTTGGCCTTCGGCCAGGAGACGGGCGGCGATTATGGGCTGCCCAATTTTTCTCTCCTGGAGAAAGAGCGCCAACTGCGCGGCGAGCTTGAGAAAAAAATACAAACGGATATTTTGGATCCGATCTTGGGCCGCGGTAAGGCCGTCGTATTCGTTTCGCTGGAGTTGGACGTTGTGACCGTGCGCCAGAAAGCGGCTCAATCCGGATCGGGCGTGGCGTCGAAAGGCCAAACCCAGTCGCCGCTTCTTTCGGAAACGGAATATATCCTGCCGGGCATCCCGAAGCCCAAAAGTACGGATACCGGGCCGTTGGAGGGCAAATCGCAGCAAGCACGCCAGGAGCGCGAGGCTCTCCAGGAAAAAGCCGCTCAGCGGACCGTGGTTAAACGATTCGAAGCCGTGATCATGCATGATGAAACGCTCGCCGCGGATGTTCTGGATATGGTCCGCCAGCGCATCATCGACGCCCTGAAGCAGTTTGAGGTCAAGCCCGATCAGATCAGTTTCAAGCCGACCAGGATGGAGGGTCATCTGGTCGACGATTTTCGTCAGCCCATGGTTTATATCCCGTCCTTGTTCGCATTGCTTGTTTTTCTTTTCTTGATGTTTTTATTCGGCCCCTTGGCTTCGTTTATGCGCGGCTATGTCCGCCTGTTGGAACGCCGCGAGGGGACCGAGGTCAATGTCGAATCCGAATTCAAGAATCCCGAGGACGAAGGTCCCGGAGGCCCCGGCGGCGGCGCCATGGGCGCGTTGGAAGGAGAAATGGCTTCCCTGGAAAAAGAAGGGGAAGGGGGTGAGGAAGAAATGCAGAAGTTCGAGCCGTTTAGATACGTCAATGAGGAGAATATCAAAGGGCTGATTTATTTACTCAAGCGCGAGGAACCATGGATTATTTCCGTGGTTCTGACGTACCTCAAGCCCGAATTAGCTCAGAAGGTGCTGACTTCGCTGCCTGTTGATTTGCAGGCGCGCGTGGCCATGGAAACCGCGGTCATCCGGGAGGTCACCAGGGAGCAGGTGGTGGCCATTGACCAGGAAATCAAGGAACGGGTGGATTTTGTCATCGGCGGCATCGAACCCTTGGTCAATATGCTGGAGGAAGCCAAGCCCGATGTCCGGGAAAGCATTTTGGAATACCTCAGGAACGAAAAACCCGAGGTTTATGAAAAGCTGAGGAAGCGCCTTCTGTTGTTTGAAGACCTGCCTTTGCTTCCGGACAAGGTCGTGGCTATGGCCGTGCGCGAGCTCAAGCCCTCCGAGATCGCCGTCGCCCTGAAAGAGGCGTCTCCTGAGATCGAAAACAAAATTTTCGCGAATTTGTCTTCGGGCGCCGTTAATTTGGTCAAGGAAGAACTCGAGCTTTCCGCCGAGACATCTCTCGAAGAAGTGGAGCGGGAGCGCCAAAAAATTTTGGCGGTGATCAAACGCATGGAAACCGAAGGGAAAGTCGCGTTCAGGGAAAAGCCTCAGGCGACGATCATCGACGGCATCGAAGAGGATGAGGTCAAGGCCCAGGAGCGCATGCGCGCTTGGCGCGCCCCGGCCGGCGAAGGGGCCGCCCAGCCCGGAGAGCCGCCTCCTTACGAGCGAGGCTTGGCCCTTTATAACGAAGGGCGTTATGAGGAGGCGATCGGCGCCTTCCAGGCGGCCGTCGGCGAGCGCCAGGATTTTTGGGAAGCCTATCAGGCCTTGGGCGGGGCCTATTACGCGTTGGGGCGGTTATCGGAAGCCTTGTGGGCTTACGAGCAGGTGCTGGCCTTAAACCCTTCGCCCGAAGTCGAGGAATTCGTGCGCTCCATGCGCGTGCAGGCGGGGACATAACCCATGGAATTCAAAGACATCCAATCCACGATTAAATCGGGCAAGAAAGAGGACATCGCCAAAAATTGGGCCCTCTACATGGAGGAGCTTAAAAAGAAAAAAATTGAAACTCAGCCTCAGAAAGCGCCGGCGCCGCAGCAGCCGGCGGTCGCGGACAAGGAATTGAAGGACGCCCGCGATCGTCTGGAGACCTTTGAGCGGACGCTCGCTGAGGCCCAGGCCAAACTTTCCGCGCAAGAGGCGCAGATGACGGCCCAGCAGGAGTCCTCGCAAAAAAGCGGCGCGGACCTGGCCGCGCTGCAAGCCGATCTCAAGCAAAAAATCGAGGCGTTGGCTAAAGCCGATGAGCAGTTGATCCGCCTGCGTCAGGATTTTTCCACGCGCCTGATCGAGATCGACCGCCTGAATCAGGAACGCGAGTCGTTCCTGGAGATGGAAAAAGACATGCGCGCCAAATCCGAAATTTTGATGGAGATGGAGGCGAAACTCGCTCAAAACGCCCTGCATACCCAGGAGCTTTTGGGCCGCCTGGAAGAAAAAGACCGGGAGCTTGAGCAGGCGCGCTATCAGCTGGAGCGTTTTCAGAGGGGGGAAGTCGTCCGGCTCCTGGAGGCCAAGGTCCAGGAATTAGGGGGAAAAATCGCGGAATTGGAAGCCGCTCTGGCCGCTAAAACGACCGAGCTCGATGATTTTCGCGGATTTTTGAACCAGCGCGAAACCGAGCTGACCAAGCGCCGCGAAGAGGAAGCGGGGCTCTTCGCCCGGGAGCGGTCCGCTCTTGAGGAAAAAATCAATCAGGGTCAAACGCGTTTGAAAGAATTGGAAGCCGAGTTGGCCGGTCTGCGGCGCATTTTGATCAAAGAAGAGGAGCGTTCCCGTCAATTGGAAATCGTCGCTTCGGCCGCGGACGCCGACCGTCGCAGCCTGCAAGAACGCCTTGAGCTGTTGACCGGGGAGATGAAGGAACATCAAGCGAAGCTGTCCCGTTATTTGACGCCGGCAGCCCTCGGTCCCTCATCGTCCGCCGGCCCTGCGGCCGGCGTCCCTTCTGCGCGGCCGTTGTTCGCTCCGGAACGGCCGGCGGGGGAAGGTTGGGGCGTTTCTGCGTTGCCCATGGATTGGGGTTTGCCGGCTTTTCCCGAACCCGATTTTGAAGCCATGGAATGGGATGATCCTCTATTACACGCGCCCGAGCCCATCGAACCGGACGCTTTTGATTGGCCGCCAGACGAGGGAAAAGGAGTTTAGGTGGACGAACTCGACAAGCTCGAGAAAGAAAAAGACGAGGAACTGCTGAATTTGGCGGCTCGCATCGAACAGATTTCAAAGCTGGCCGAAGCCAGAAAAACGTTGTTTCAACGTGAGGCCGAGCAGTTAAAAGAGCTGTTCAACCGTTCGGTCGACAACCTCGAAACCACGCTCAAGCTTTCCCAAACCAAGCTGGCCGCGGAAATTGAAAACGCCAATAAAAATTTGACCGCTCTTGAGGCCCGTCTTCAGGAAATCGAGCAGGAAGCCAGCCCTGCGGTCGTCGAGAAGAAGCTCAAGGCGCTGGAGGATGACATCGTCCGCCAGGGCGCCGGCCATCCCTCGGCGAGTTTGGAATCGGCCGACGACTCCCTGAGCGGGCTCCATCGGCAAATCGAGGAGAGTATCCGCCAGAAAAGCGGACAAATCGGACGCCTTAAGGAGAATTTAAGCCTCAAGGAAAAAGAACTCGGCCAATTGACGTCGCGCGTGGAGGCCGAGAAGTCGGCCTTGGTGGCCAAATATAAAACAGCCCTGGATAAAAAGGAGCGCGCGGCGCGGGAAGCCATCCGGTTGC
The window above is part of the Elusimicrobiota bacterium genome. Proteins encoded here:
- a CDS encoding MotA/TolQ/ExbB proton channel family protein, with amino-acid sequence MDWTTLIGLISGIAVVVYGLLETQSAHAFLNIHGLILVVGGTIAATFINTPFSLIGDALRSLRFLFLKPKGVAPSEAIRTIVSLAEKARRMGNLSIENDGQGVGDGFLQASIDVCLATSDEKLSREILSLRVRQAKSRHTEVANVFRTMSILFPMFGLVGTLIGIVTVLKNISNPKNVGPAMAVALSTAFFGILLANMVCVPVAGKLRLRAIEEALSQEIFIEGVLKIFFSPMIPSQIGLYLESYMAGRSKGSAAGAPAVEGAAKTA
- a CDS encoding flagellar motor protein MotB, whose product is MIDAEDENDLENQLNKGALWAVTYGDLMSYLMLFFLLMFSFSMSEEGISFIESLSEVQKTFGGEENKELLERKSKIVKEEELAKDLQEKFGGKAGLDKFTQVELSEEKIKITLREAIVFDPGEIDLKPTAKTVLHEVAEFVGSMPNRIVVEGHTDNIPVPKGSRFVSNWVVSMARAYRVLKYFSDEEKIPAERLACVGYGEHQPIADNTTPEGRAKNRRIEITLVRTK
- a CDS encoding PorV/PorQ family protein, coding for MKAIIGALSVMMMLASLGTLEAKSSGGEAGRFLSYGAGGRPLAMGGAFYGLADDATAAYWNPAGLAGLQRKELVAMYAQLYADTNLGFLAYAHPMAAKGTVGFMYNQLISDGFEKVTIQTDNQGNITGLQTIGTFSDEQRALGMAWGKPIAERFDLGVSSKFLTRKLDTSVDSHIGMDITTIIRAFPRYQIGLGLHNVLAMKSGDTDDTLPLTLRVGNNYKLIRDKLSLGLDFENSQRSGLSWRFGGEYWVLSWIAFRFGIQGDPGSTGGAREMNFGAGLHYQNFSLDLANAVHDLGLTTRFSASWRFGGSIKVSQESKIRRSVQLGFDAFRSGNFLIALQRLNQALDAQPGNKMLQGMVERLQQVVAVYPQALGESEVMTYVRKGVAQYISGADQKASVNALRYAFNKNIQDEKVLGLLNLVEKDAQVPELTRKIEGPQIFTWIDQKVFDARSSFHDGKYDIVIRRCQDILDLEPTNTTALEIMGSAFFMMDQKDKATALWKRVLEVDPNNKTVRPFLESLEK
- a CDS encoding tetratricopeptide repeat protein, with the translated sequence MDAEMVGAGPCVNHDGGGFAAYGIFPLLLGGLIALATVLAFGQETGGDYGLPNFSLLEKERQLRGELEKKIQTDILDPILGRGKAVVFVSLELDVVTVRQKAAQSGSGVASKGQTQSPLLSETEYILPGIPKPKSTDTGPLEGKSQQARQEREALQEKAAQRTVVKRFEAVIMHDETLAADVLDMVRQRIIDALKQFEVKPDQISFKPTRMEGHLVDDFRQPMVYIPSLFALLVFLFLMFLFGPLASFMRGYVRLLERREGTEVNVESEFKNPEDEGPGGPGGGAMGALEGEMASLEKEGEGGEEEMQKFEPFRYVNEENIKGLIYLLKREEPWIISVVLTYLKPELAQKVLTSLPVDLQARVAMETAVIREVTREQVVAIDQEIKERVDFVIGGIEPLVNMLEEAKPDVRESILEYLRNEKPEVYEKLRKRLLLFEDLPLLPDKVVAMAVRELKPSEIAVALKEASPEIENKIFANLSSGAVNLVKEELELSAETSLEEVERERQKILAVIKRMETEGKVAFREKPQATIIDGIEEDEVKAQERMRAWRAPAGEGAAQPGEPPPYERGLALYNEGRYEEAIGAFQAAVGERQDFWEAYQALGGAYYALGRLSEALWAYEQVLALNPSPEVEEFVRSMRVQAGT